Proteins co-encoded in one Campylobacter jejuni genomic window:
- a CDS encoding MFS transporter — MVGITLGLVLAESISNYFGNWRDSLSFYAWINLILLILWLFVDKDENKKEEKKNNAKDLIYALKSRVTWGMIIFYIGPILFLNSLFTFLPTFYAQYAGFSKELADFAKKEIPALANFAIIFGPYLGLFFKRKNISFKIMLLSGGACIFICGFCMLFLQNLVLIQIFAVLSGIFYSMWFPFFCNLPSELKNSNPNQTAYIMSAFWSITFVILSFNLWIVSWSVDKTHSFTLGFVYIFALIFISAILAQFVLPRRENFIQGEK, encoded by the coding sequence CATTTTATGCTTGGATTAATTTGATTTTATTGATTTTGTGGCTTTTTGTAGATAAAGATGAGAATAAAAAAGAAGAAAAAAAGAATAATGCAAAAGATCTTATTTATGCTCTAAAATCTCGTGTTACTTGGGGTATGATTATTTTTTACATAGGACCTATTTTATTTTTAAATTCTCTTTTTACTTTTTTACCAACTTTTTATGCACAATATGCAGGTTTTAGTAAAGAATTAGCTGATTTTGCTAAAAAAGAAATTCCAGCCTTGGCTAATTTTGCTATTATTTTTGGTCCTTATCTTGGATTATTTTTTAAAAGAAAAAATATTTCTTTTAAAATAATGCTATTGTCTGGAGGAGCGTGTATTTTTATATGCGGATTTTGTATGTTGTTTTTACAAAATTTAGTATTGATACAGATTTTTGCTGTGTTATCAGGCATTTTTTATTCTATGTGGTTTCCATTTTTCTGTAATCTACCTTCAGAATTAAAAAATTCCAACCCAAATCAAACTGCTTATATTATGAGTGCTTTTTGGAGTATTACATTTGTTATACTATCATTTAACCTATGGATAGTATCTTGGAGTGTTGATAAAACCCATAGTTTTACTTTGGGTTTTGTTTATATTTTTGCTTTGATTTTTATTTCAGCGATCTTAGCACAATTTGTTTTACCTAGAAGAGAAAATTTTATACAAGGAGAAAAATAG